One Vicugna pacos chromosome 12, VicPac4, whole genome shotgun sequence genomic window carries:
- the SDR9C7 gene encoding short-chain dehydrogenase/reductase family 9C member 7 yields the protein MAADAGLSFMYRWFKNCNLVRNLSDKYVFITGCDSGFGNLLARRLVDRGMRVLAACYTEEGAWKLQQDTAYRLQTTLLDVTKTESIQAAAQWVRDQVGEQGLWALVNNAGVGLPGGPNEWLTKEDFVKVINVNLVGLIDVTLHMLPMVKKARGRVINVSSSGGRVAVIGGGYCVSKFGVEAFSDSIRRELHYFGVKVCIIEPGNYRTSILGKEGLEGHVRKLWKRLPQETRESYGEEYFRNYIAKVRNMVQSAEPRIREVTNSMEHAIVSRSPRIRYNPGLDAKLLYLPLAKLPTPVTDFILSRYLPRPADSV from the exons ATGGCGGCTGACGCGGGCCTCTCCTTCATGTACCGCTGGTTCAAGAACTGCAATCTGGTCCGCAACCTCTCGGACAAGTACGTCTTCATCACGGGCTGTGACTCTGGCTTCGGGAACCTCCTGGCCAGGCGGCTGGTTGATCGGGGTATGCGGGTGCTGGCGGCTTGCTATACTGAGGAGGGGGCCTGGAAGCTTCAGCAGGATACTGCCTACCGGCTGCAGACCACCCTGCTGGATGTCACCAAGACTGAGAGCATCCAGGCGGCGGCCCAGTGGGTGAGGGACCAAGTGGGTGAGCAAG GCCTCTGGGCCCTAGTGAACAATGCTGGTGTGGGCCTGCCCGGTGGCCCCAATGAATGGCTGACCAAAGAGGACTTTGTGAAGGTGATCAACGTGAACCTGGTGGGACTGATCGATGTGACTCTCCATATGCTGCCCATGGTCAAGAAAGCCCGGGGCAGGGTCATCAATGTGTCCAGCTCTGGTGGTCGTGTGGCTGTCATTGGTGGCGGCTACTGTGTCTCCAAGTTTGGCGTCGAGGCCTTCTCTGACAGCATCAG GCGTGAGCTCCACTACTTCGGGGTGAAAGTCTGCATCATTGAGCCGGGGAACTACCGGACATCCATTCTGGGCAAGGAGGGCCTGGAGGGGCACGTGCGCAAGCTATGGAAGCGCCTGCCCCAGGAGACGCGCGAGAGCTATGGCGAGGAGTACTTCCGTAACT ATATTGCCAAGGTAAGAAACATGGTGCAGTCGGCAGAGCCAAGGATCAGAGAAGTCACCAACAGCATGGAACATGCGATTGTCTCCCGGAGCCCTCGCATCCGCTACAACCCTGGCCTGGATGCCAAACTCCTCTACCTTCCCTTGGCTAAGTTGCCCACCCCTGTGACAGACTTCATCCTGAGCCGGTACCTTCCAAGGCCAGCAGACAGCGTCTGA